Proteins found in one Streptomyces sp. CB09001 genomic segment:
- a CDS encoding hydroxymethylglutaryl-CoA lyase encodes MNAPEPGLPMAVPAEGLPARVRIHEVGARDGLQNEKATVPTAVKAEFIRRLAGTGLTTIEATSFVHPKWVPQLADAEDLYPQVSDLPVSLPVLVPNERGLDRALALGARRVAVFASATESFARANLNRTVDEALAMFEPVVSRAKAQGDDVRVRGYLSMCFGDPWEGPVPVPQVVRVCRALLDMGCDELSLGDTIGVATPGHVTALLTALTGAGVPVSALGVHFHDTYGQALANTLAALQRGVTTVDSSAGGLGGCPFAKSATGNLATEDLVWMLRGLGIDTGVDLGRLVATSVWMAAHLGRPSPSRTVRALSHQES; translated from the coding sequence ATGAACGCCCCGGAACCGGGCCTCCCGATGGCCGTACCGGCCGAGGGCCTGCCCGCCCGCGTCCGCATCCACGAGGTCGGCGCGCGCGACGGGCTGCAGAACGAGAAGGCGACCGTGCCGACGGCCGTCAAGGCGGAGTTCATCCGCCGGCTGGCCGGCACGGGCCTGACCACGATCGAGGCGACGAGCTTCGTCCACCCCAAGTGGGTGCCCCAGCTGGCGGACGCCGAGGACCTGTACCCGCAGGTCTCCGACCTCCCGGTGTCGCTGCCGGTGCTGGTGCCGAACGAACGCGGCCTGGACCGGGCCCTGGCGCTCGGCGCGCGCCGGGTCGCGGTGTTCGCCAGCGCCACGGAGTCCTTCGCCAGGGCCAACCTCAACCGCACCGTGGACGAGGCGCTGGCCATGTTCGAGCCGGTGGTGTCCCGGGCGAAGGCGCAGGGCGACGACGTCCGCGTACGGGGCTACCTCTCGATGTGCTTCGGCGACCCGTGGGAGGGCCCGGTCCCCGTGCCCCAGGTGGTGCGGGTCTGCCGGGCGCTGCTGGACATGGGCTGCGACGAGCTGAGCCTCGGCGACACCATCGGGGTGGCGACCCCGGGCCATGTGACGGCCCTCCTCACCGCGCTGACCGGGGCGGGCGTGCCGGTGTCCGCCCTGGGCGTGCACTTCCACGACACCTACGGCCAGGCCCTGGCCAACACGCTGGCCGCGCTCCAGCGGGGCGTCACCACGGTCGACTCCTCCGCCGGCGGGCTCGGCGGCTGCCCCTTCGCGAAGTCCGCCACCGGCAACCTCGCCACCGAAGACCTCGTGTGGATGCTGCGGGGCCTCGGCATCGACACCGGGGTCGACCTCGGCCGTCTGGTCGCCACAAGCGTCTGGATGGCAGCACACCTGGGCCGGCCGAGCCCGTCCCGCACCGTTCGAGCCCTCTCCCACCAGGAGTCGTGA
- a CDS encoding acetyl-CoA carboxylase biotin carboxylase subunit, protein MFDTVLVANRGEIAVRVIRTLRSMGVRSVAVFSDADADARHVREADEAVRIGPAPATESYLSVERLLEAAARTGAQAVHPGYGFLAENAGFARACEEAGLVFVGPSADAIALMGDKIRAKETVRAAGVPVVPGSSGSGLTDEQLADAAREIGTPVLLKPSAGGGGKGMRLVRDEAVLADEIAAARREARASFGDDTLLVERWIDRPRHIEIQVLADGHGNVVHLGERECSLQRRHQKVIEEAPSVLLDEATRAAMGEAAVQAARSCGYRGAGTVEFIVPGSDPSQYYFMEMNTRLQVEHPVTELVTGLDLVEGQLRVAAGERLGFGQEDVRLTGHAIEARLCAEDPARGFLPSGGTVLRLREPEGDGVRTDSGLSEGTEVGSLYDPMLSKVIAYGPDRETALRRLRAALAGTVTLGVQTNAGFLRRLLAHPAVVAGELDTGLVEREVDGLVATGVPEAVYEAAAAVRLEALRPRGAGWTDPFSVPNGWRTGGEPKPVSFPLRAPGLEPVTHTPRGSHAVTDDEVAVTLDGVRHTFHRAADWLGRDGDAWQVRDHDPVAASLDRAAHAGADSLTAPMPGTVTVVKVAVGDEVSAGQSLLVVEAMKMEHVISAPHAGTVAELDVAPGTTVAMDQVLAVITPAEESAEEKETA, encoded by the coding sequence ATGTTCGACACCGTGCTCGTCGCCAACCGGGGCGAGATCGCCGTCCGCGTCATCCGGACGCTGCGCTCGATGGGCGTGCGCTCGGTGGCGGTCTTCTCCGACGCCGACGCGGACGCGCGGCACGTGCGGGAGGCCGACGAGGCGGTACGGATCGGCCCGGCACCGGCGACGGAGAGCTATCTGTCCGTCGAGCGGCTGCTGGAGGCGGCGGCGCGGACGGGCGCGCAGGCCGTCCACCCGGGGTACGGCTTCCTCGCCGAGAACGCGGGTTTCGCGCGGGCCTGCGAGGAGGCGGGGCTGGTCTTCGTCGGGCCGTCGGCCGACGCGATCGCCCTGATGGGCGACAAGATCCGCGCCAAGGAGACGGTGCGGGCGGCCGGGGTACCGGTCGTCCCCGGCTCCAGTGGCAGCGGGCTCACGGACGAGCAGCTCGCCGACGCCGCCCGGGAGATCGGCACCCCGGTGCTGCTCAAGCCGTCGGCCGGCGGGGGCGGCAAGGGCATGCGGCTGGTGCGGGACGAGGCGGTGCTGGCCGACGAGATCGCCGCCGCGCGTCGCGAGGCCCGTGCCTCCTTCGGCGACGACACGCTGCTGGTGGAGCGGTGGATCGACCGGCCCCGGCACATCGAGATCCAGGTCCTGGCCGACGGCCACGGGAACGTGGTGCACCTGGGCGAGCGGGAGTGCTCGCTCCAGCGCCGCCACCAGAAGGTGATCGAGGAGGCGCCCAGCGTCCTGCTGGACGAGGCCACCCGGGCCGCGATGGGCGAGGCGGCCGTGCAGGCGGCCCGCTCCTGCGGCTACCGGGGCGCGGGCACCGTGGAGTTCATCGTGCCCGGGAGCGACCCCTCCCAGTACTACTTCATGGAGATGAACACCCGTCTCCAGGTCGAGCACCCGGTGACCGAGCTGGTGACCGGCCTGGACCTGGTGGAGGGGCAGCTGCGGGTGGCGGCCGGTGAGCGGCTCGGGTTCGGGCAGGAGGACGTTCGGCTGACCGGGCACGCGATCGAGGCCCGGCTGTGCGCGGAAGACCCCGCGCGCGGCTTCCTGCCCTCCGGCGGCACGGTGCTGCGGCTGCGCGAGCCCGAGGGCGACGGCGTGCGCACCGACTCGGGGCTCAGCGAGGGCACCGAGGTCGGCAGCCTGTACGACCCGATGCTGTCCAAGGTGATCGCGTACGGCCCCGACCGGGAGACCGCGCTGCGCAGGCTCCGGGCGGCGCTGGCCGGGACGGTCACGCTGGGCGTGCAGACCAACGCCGGGTTCCTGCGGCGGCTGCTGGCGCACCCGGCGGTGGTGGCGGGCGAGCTGGACACGGGGCTGGTGGAGCGCGAGGTCGACGGCCTGGTCGCCACCGGCGTGCCGGAGGCGGTCTACGAGGCGGCGGCGGCCGTACGGCTGGAGGCGCTCCGCCCGCGCGGTGCGGGCTGGACGGACCCGTTCTCGGTGCCGAACGGCTGGCGCACCGGCGGCGAGCCCAAGCCGGTCTCCTTCCCGCTGCGTGCGCCGGGACTCGAACCCGTCACGCACACCCCGCGCGGCTCCCACGCCGTCACCGACGACGAGGTCGCCGTCACTCTGGACGGCGTCCGGCACACCTTCCACCGCGCCGCCGACTGGCTGGGCCGCGACGGCGACGCCTGGCAGGTGCGCGACCACGACCCGGTCGCCGCCTCCCTCGACCGGGCCGCCCACGCGGGCGCCGACTCGCTGACCGCGCCGATGCCGGGCACGGTGACGGTGGTGAAGGTCGCCGTCGGCGACGAGGTGAGTGCCGGGCAGAGCCTGCTGGTGGTGGAGGCGATGAAGATGGAGCACGTCATCTCCGCCCCGCACGCCGGCACCGTCGCCGAGCTGGACGTGGCGCCGGGCACGACCGTCGCCATGGACCAGGTGCTCGCGGTCATCACGCCCGCCGAGGAGTCGGCGGAGGAGAAGGAGACGGCATGA
- a CDS encoding acyl-CoA dehydrogenase family protein yields the protein MDHKLSPELEELRRTVEQFAHDVVAPKIGDFYERHEFPYEIVREMGRMGLFGLPFPEEYGGMGGDYFALGVALEELARVDSSVAITLEAGVSLGAMPLHLFGTEEQKREWLPRLCSGEILGAFGLTEPDGGSDAGATRTTARLDEATNEWVINGTKCFITNSGTDITGLVTVTAVTGRKPDGRPLISSIIVPSGTPGFTVAAPYSKVGWNASDTRELSFADVRVPAANLLGELGRGYAQFLRILDEGRVAIAALGTGLAQGCVDESVAYAKERHAFGRPIGANQAIQFKIADMEMKAHTARLAWRDAASRLVAGEPFKKEAALAKLYSSTVAVDNARDATQVHGGYGFMNEYPVARMWRDAKILEIGEGTSEVQRMLIARELGLVG from the coding sequence ATGGACCACAAGCTCTCCCCCGAACTGGAAGAACTGCGCCGTACGGTCGAACAGTTCGCGCACGACGTGGTGGCGCCGAAGATCGGCGACTTCTACGAGCGGCACGAGTTCCCGTACGAGATCGTCCGCGAGATGGGCCGCATGGGCCTGTTCGGGCTGCCGTTCCCGGAGGAGTACGGCGGCATGGGCGGTGACTACTTCGCCCTCGGCGTGGCCCTGGAGGAGCTGGCCCGGGTCGACTCGTCGGTGGCGATCACGCTGGAGGCGGGGGTCTCGCTGGGCGCGATGCCGCTGCACCTGTTCGGCACCGAGGAGCAGAAGCGCGAGTGGCTGCCCCGGCTCTGCTCGGGCGAGATCCTGGGCGCCTTCGGTCTCACCGAGCCGGACGGCGGCAGCGACGCGGGCGCGACCCGGACCACGGCCCGCCTGGACGAGGCCACGAACGAGTGGGTGATCAACGGCACCAAGTGCTTCATCACCAACTCCGGCACGGACATCACGGGCCTGGTGACGGTCACGGCGGTGACCGGCCGCAAGCCGGACGGCCGCCCGCTGATCTCGTCGATCATCGTCCCGTCGGGCACCCCGGGCTTCACGGTGGCCGCCCCGTACTCGAAGGTCGGCTGGAACGCCTCGGACACCCGTGAGCTGTCCTTCGCCGACGTCCGGGTCCCGGCGGCGAACCTGCTGGGCGAGCTGGGGCGCGGCTACGCGCAGTTCCTGCGCATCCTGGACGAGGGCCGGGTCGCCATCGCCGCGCTGGGCACGGGGCTCGCGCAGGGCTGTGTGGACGAGTCGGTCGCCTACGCGAAGGAACGTCACGCCTTCGGCCGGCCCATCGGCGCCAACCAGGCCATCCAGTTCAAGATCGCCGACATGGAGATGAAGGCCCACACGGCCCGTCTCGCCTGGCGGGACGCGGCCTCGCGGCTGGTGGCGGGCGAGCCGTTCAAGAAGGAGGCGGCGCTGGCGAAGCTGTACTCGTCGACGGTCGCGGTGGACAACGCCCGGGACGCCACCCAGGTCCACGGCGGCTACGGTTTCATGAACGAGTACCCGGTGGCCCGCATGTGGCGGGACGCGAAGATCCTGGAGATCGGCGAGGGCACCAGCGAGGTCCAGCGGATGCTGATCGCACGGGAGTTGGGGCTGGTGGGCTGA
- a CDS encoding carboxyl transferase domain-containing protein, which translates to MHEAPELTTAADPASEAFRANEEAHAVLVQELRAKLAAARLGGGERARARHTARGKLLPRDRVDTLLDPGSPFLELAPLAADGLYDGAAPAAGVIAGIGRVSGRECVIVANDATVKGGTYYPMTVKKHLRAQEVALENRLPCLYLVDSGGAFLPMQDEVFPDREHFGRIFYNQARMSGAGIPQIAAVLGSCTAGGAYVPAMSDEAVIVRNQGTIFLGGPPLVKAATGEVVTAEELGGGEVHSRVSGVTDHLAEDDPHALRIVRQIVSTLPERGTLPWGVEAAAEPKADPQQLYGVVPVDSRTPYDVREVIARVVDGSRFAEFKSEYGQTLVTGFARIHGHPVGIVANNGILFSESAQKGAHFVELCDQRGIPLVFLQNISGFMVGRDYEAGGIAKHGAKMVTAVACTRVPKLTVVVGGSYGAGNYSMCGRAYSPRFLWMWPNAKISVMGGEQAASVLATVKRDQLEARGEEWPAEEEESFKAPVRAQYERQGNAYYATARLWDDGVIEPADTRQVLGLALTACANAPLGEPQFGVFRM; encoded by the coding sequence ATGCACGAGGCACCGGAGCTGACGACGGCGGCGGATCCCGCGTCGGAGGCCTTTCGGGCCAACGAGGAGGCGCACGCCGTCCTCGTTCAGGAACTGCGCGCCAAGCTCGCGGCGGCCCGGCTGGGCGGCGGCGAGCGGGCGCGGGCCCGGCACACCGCGCGCGGCAAGCTGCTGCCGCGCGACCGCGTGGACACACTGCTCGATCCCGGCTCGCCGTTCCTGGAGCTGGCGCCGCTCGCCGCCGACGGGCTCTACGACGGGGCGGCCCCGGCCGCCGGCGTCATCGCCGGCATCGGCCGGGTCAGCGGCCGGGAGTGCGTGATCGTCGCCAACGACGCCACCGTCAAGGGCGGCACGTACTACCCGATGACCGTGAAGAAGCACCTCAGGGCGCAGGAGGTGGCGCTGGAGAACCGGCTGCCGTGTCTGTACCTCGTCGACTCGGGAGGCGCCTTCCTGCCCATGCAGGACGAGGTCTTCCCGGACCGCGAGCACTTCGGCCGGATCTTCTACAACCAGGCCCGGATGTCCGGCGCGGGCATCCCGCAGATCGCCGCCGTCCTCGGCTCCTGCACGGCGGGCGGCGCGTACGTCCCGGCGATGAGCGACGAGGCGGTGATCGTCCGCAATCAGGGCACGATCTTCCTGGGCGGCCCGCCGCTGGTGAAGGCGGCCACCGGCGAGGTGGTCACGGCGGAGGAGCTGGGCGGCGGCGAGGTCCACTCGCGGGTGTCCGGCGTGACCGACCACCTCGCCGAGGACGACCCGCACGCCCTGCGCATCGTGCGGCAGATCGTCTCCACCCTGCCGGAGCGCGGCACCCTCCCCTGGGGCGTGGAGGCGGCCGCCGAGCCGAAGGCGGACCCGCAGCAGCTGTACGGCGTGGTGCCGGTCGACTCCCGCACCCCCTACGACGTCCGCGAGGTCATCGCGCGCGTGGTGGACGGCTCCCGCTTCGCCGAGTTCAAGTCCGAGTACGGGCAGACCCTGGTCACCGGCTTCGCCCGGATCCACGGCCACCCGGTGGGCATCGTCGCCAACAACGGCATCCTGTTCTCCGAGTCCGCCCAGAAGGGCGCCCACTTCGTCGAGCTGTGCGACCAGCGCGGCATCCCGCTGGTGTTCCTGCAGAACATCTCCGGGTTCATGGTGGGCCGGGACTACGAGGCCGGTGGCATCGCCAAGCACGGCGCCAAGATGGTGACGGCGGTGGCGTGCACGCGCGTGCCGAAGCTGACGGTCGTCGTCGGCGGGTCGTACGGCGCGGGCAACTACTCCATGTGCGGGCGGGCGTATTCGCCGCGCTTCCTGTGGATGTGGCCCAACGCCAAGATCTCCGTGATGGGCGGCGAGCAGGCCGCGTCCGTGCTGGCCACGGTCAAGCGGGACCAGCTGGAGGCGCGCGGCGAGGAGTGGCCGGCCGAGGAGGAGGAGTCCTTCAAGGCACCGGTCCGCGCCCAGTACGAGCGCCAGGGCAACGCCTACTACGCGACCGCCCGCCTGTGGGACGACGGCGTCATCGAGCCCGCCGACACCCGGCAGGTGCTGGGCCTGGCCCTGACCGCCTGTGCCAACGCGCCGCTGGGCGAGCCCCAGTTCGGCGTCTTCCGGATGTGA
- the desE gene encoding siderophore-binding protein DesE, whose product MSNASATHPTRRGILAAGGALGLGAVLAACGDDDGKSGGAGDGSGGAAKSGPWSFKDDRGTTVKLDAVPTNIVAFTGVAAALFDYGVEVKGVFGPTTTKDGKPDVQAGDLDVDKVTVLGNEWGKLNVEKYASLAPQVLITTTFDTAGTLWSVPEESKDKIAKLAPSVAISVFDRQLTQPLQRMWELAESLGADMKAKKATDAKAAFDKAAARLRAAARARPEIRVLAGSASPDLFYVSGTNLSVDLEYFKALGVNFVEPSEAAKKATGGWFESLSWENVDKYPADVIIMDDRASTIQPADITEGTWKKLPAVKAGQVIARSPEPILSYDKCTPLLDNLAEAIENAKKVG is encoded by the coding sequence ATGTCCAACGCCAGCGCCACCCACCCGACCCGCCGCGGAATCCTCGCCGCCGGCGGCGCCCTCGGCCTCGGCGCCGTGCTCGCGGCCTGCGGCGACGACGACGGCAAGAGCGGTGGGGCGGGCGACGGGTCGGGCGGCGCCGCCAAGTCCGGCCCCTGGTCCTTCAAGGACGACCGCGGCACGACCGTGAAGCTGGACGCGGTGCCGACGAACATCGTGGCCTTCACCGGCGTCGCCGCCGCCCTCTTCGACTACGGCGTCGAGGTCAAGGGCGTCTTCGGCCCGACCACCACCAAGGACGGCAAGCCCGACGTGCAGGCCGGCGACCTCGACGTCGACAAGGTCACCGTCCTCGGCAACGAGTGGGGCAAGCTCAACGTCGAGAAGTACGCCTCCCTCGCCCCCCAGGTGCTCATCACCACGACCTTCGACACCGCGGGCACCCTCTGGTCCGTCCCGGAGGAGTCGAAGGACAAGATCGCCAAGCTCGCCCCGAGCGTCGCGATCTCGGTCTTCGACCGCCAGCTCACCCAGCCGCTCCAGCGCATGTGGGAGCTGGCCGAGTCGCTCGGCGCGGACATGAAGGCCAAGAAGGCCACCGACGCCAAGGCCGCCTTCGACAAGGCCGCCGCCCGGCTGCGCGCCGCCGCCAGGGCCAGGCCCGAGATCCGGGTGCTGGCCGGTTCCGCGAGCCCCGACCTGTTCTACGTCTCCGGCACCAACCTCTCGGTGGACCTGGAGTACTTCAAGGCCCTCGGCGTGAACTTCGTCGAGCCCTCCGAGGCGGCCAAGAAGGCGACCGGCGGCTGGTTCGAGTCCCTGAGCTGGGAGAACGTCGACAAGTACCCGGCCGACGTGATCATCATGGACGACCGGGCCTCGACCATCCAGCCCGCGGACATCACCGAGGGCACCTGGAAGAAGCTCCCCGCGGTCAAGGCCGGCCAGGTCATCGCCCGCTCCCCCGAGCCGATCCTGTCCTACGACAAGTGCACGCCGCTCCTCGACAACCTGGCCGAGGCGATCGAGAACGCCAAGAAGGTCGGCTGA
- a CDS encoding TetR/AcrR family transcriptional regulator, whose product MATRTDAPTRREQILKEAARLFAERGFHGVGVDEIGAAVGISGPGLYRHFPGKDAMLAELLVGISDSLLTGAKRRLAEADGAGRSRAGSGATGPEAVLDSLIEGHIDFALDDRPLITLHDRELDRLRDADRKMVRQLQRQYVELWVGVLREVYPAVAEPAARSAVHSVFGLLNSTPHLGRPGALPGRAVTASLLHRMARGAFAAVGEA is encoded by the coding sequence ATGGCCACCAGAACCGACGCCCCCACCCGCCGCGAGCAGATCCTCAAGGAGGCCGCCCGGCTCTTCGCCGAGCGCGGCTTCCACGGGGTGGGCGTCGACGAGATAGGCGCCGCGGTCGGCATCAGCGGCCCCGGCCTCTACCGGCACTTCCCCGGCAAGGACGCGATGCTCGCCGAGCTGCTGGTCGGGATCAGCGACTCGCTGCTGACCGGGGCCAAGCGGCGGCTGGCGGAGGCGGACGGGGCGGGCCGCTCCCGGGCGGGCTCCGGCGCGACGGGACCCGAGGCGGTCCTCGACTCGCTCATCGAGGGGCACATCGACTTCGCGCTCGACGACCGCCCGCTCATCACCCTGCACGACCGCGAGCTGGACCGCCTGCGGGACGCCGACCGCAAGATGGTGCGGCAGTTGCAGCGGCAGTACGTGGAGCTGTGGGTCGGGGTGCTCCGGGAGGTCTACCCGGCGGTCGCCGAACCCGCCGCCCGCTCCGCGGTCCACTCCGTCTTCGGCCTGCTGAACTCCACCCCCCACCTGGGCCGCCCCGGCGCCCTGCCCGGCCGCGCGGTCACGGCGTCGCTGCTGCACCGGATGGCGCGGGGGGCGTTCGCGGCGGTGGGGGAGGCGTAG